The genomic stretch GGCATCATTGACCAGCTGGAGTCCTGAGGCGCGGCATGGATGTCCTGGAGGCGCTGCTGGCCGAACTGCCCATCCTGCCCGCGGCGCGGGAGGATTTGCGCCGGCGGCTTGCCGCGCCGGGGCGGCATTATCATGGCGTTGACCATGTCGGGCTGATGTGGCGGCGGCATCTGGAATTCGGCGTGGGAATGAGCGTCCGCCTGCCGCCGTGGCACCAGCTGATCGCCTGCGCCATCGCCTTTCACGATGCCGTCCATGATCCGCGAAGGCTGGACAATGAGGCTGCTTCGGCGGCGTTGTGGCTTGCCGCCGCGCCGGCCCTGCCACCCGAGGACGTGGCCTGGGTGGCCGGCACGATCCGCGCGACGGCCGATCACCTGGCCGCGTGCCCGAATGGGCTTTCAGCCGAGGCCTGGGCGGCGCGCGCCTGGCTGCTGGATCTTGATCTGACGCCGCTGGGCGAGGTGCCGCGCGTCTTCGCCGCCAATACGCGGCGGCTTCGCCGGGAGTGCCGGCATCTCTCCGACGCCGAGTGGAGGCTGCGCAATATCGGCTTCCTGACGCGCAAGGCCGCAGCAAGGGAGATCTACCGCAGTGCGCCGCTGCGCAAAGCCTTCGATGCGCGGGCGCGGGCCAATATCCGCGAGGCGCTTGCGCAGGCCGGTCTCGGCCATGGCTGATCCGGTCGTGGCATGCCGCGCCACCCAGTGCCGCAGGCGCGCTCAGGCCGCCCTGGCGGTGACCGCCGGGCCGATGGGCAAGGACAATGTCACGAGCCAGCAGCTTGCCAGCATCAGCGCGGAGCCCAGCAGGCAGGCCGGCAGCCCACCCCAGTCGTAAAGCAGGCCGGAGAGCAGCGTTCCGCCGAAGCGCCCGGCGGCATTGGCGGCATAATAGAATCCGACATCCTCGGCCGCCTTCTCGCTGCCCGCATAGGCCAGCACCAGGTAGGAATGGACCGAGGAATTCACCGCGAAGGCGACGCCGAACAGGCACAGGCCGATCGGCACGATGATGTCGGGGCGTGGCGTGCCGGTCACCAGCAGGGCGGCAAGCACCGCCGGGACGATCGCGAGGCCAAGCGACCAGGCGCGCGCTGCCGGGATTTCCGACGACAGCCCGTCCGCGCTCTTGCGGATCACGGCCGGCGCCGCCGCCTGGATCACGCCATAGCCGATCGTCCAGACCGCCAGGAAAGCCCCCACCATCGTGAAGGTCCAGCCCGCGGCATAGAGAAACACCGGAAGGCCCACGACGAACCACACATCGCGCGCGCCGAACAGGAACACGCGCGCGCCGGCCAGCAGATTCACGCCGCGATTTTTCGCGAATAATTCCCTCGCGGATTTCGAGGCCTTTGCCCGGCCCATCAAGGGCGGCAGGGATAGCACGACGCCAACCAGGATGACGCCGAGCATGGCGGCCATGGCCCACAGCGCACCGCGAAAGCCCAGCGCCTCCAGCAGCACCCCGCCGAGGAAGAAGCCCAGGCCCTTCATCGCATTCTTGCTGCCGGTGAAGAAGGCGACCCAGCGGAACAGGCGGCCGGACGCGTCGCCGGCGGTCAGCTTGATGGCGGATTTGCTCGCGGTCTTCGTCAGGTCCTTGGCGACGCCGCAAATGCCCTGCGCCAGCACCACCCAGGCCACGGACAGCGCCGCGCCCCAGGCGGGCGACATGGCGGAGAGCAGCAGGAAACCCGCGATCTGCGTGGCCAGGCCCACCGCCAGCATGCGGGCGATGCCGAACCGTACCGCGAGCCATCCGCCGATCAGGTTGGCGCCGATTCCCGCTGCCTCATACAGCAGGAACAGCAGCGCCAGCGTGATGGGGCTGTAGCCGAGGCGGAAGAAATGCAGCAGCACCAGCATGCGCAACGCGCCATCCGTCAGCGTGAAGCCCCAATAGGCCGCCGTGACGATGGCGTAGTTGCGCGTGCCGGCATTCATAGGCCGACAGCCTCCATATGGCAGGCCAGGTCCACCATGCGGCAGGCGTAGCCCATCTCATTGTCGTACCAGGCGTAGACCTTCAGCAGCGTGCCGTCGGTCACCATGGTGGAGAGCGCATCCACGATGGAACTCCGCGTATCTCGGGCATAATCCGCCGAGACCAGCGGGCGCGATTCATAGCCCAGGATCCCCGCGAGCGGGCCTGCCGCCGCGGCCGCAAACAGGGCATTCACCTCCTCGGCGGTTGTCGCCCGCTGCATTTCGAAGACACAATCGGTGAGCGAAGCGTTCAGCACCGGCGCGCGGACTGCATGGCCGTTCAGCTTGCCCTTCAGCTCGGGGTAGATCAGCGCGATGGCGGTGGCGCTGCCGGTCGTTGTCGGCTGCAGCGATAGCATGGCCGAGCGCGCGCGGCGCAGGTCCTTATGCGGTGCGTCAACCACGACATTGGTGTTGGTGGGGTCGTGGATGGTGGTGATCTGGCCGTGCCGGATACCGATCTCCTCGTGCACCACCTTCACCACCGGGGCGAGGCAGTTGGTGGTGCAGGACGCCGCCGTGACGATGGGGTGGCGGGCCGGATCGTAGAGATGCTCGTTCACGCCCACCACGACATTCAGCACGCTGTCGAACTTCACGGGTGCGGCGACGATGACGCGCCTGGCACCACGGTCGAGATGCCCTTGCAAGGTCTCCGGCGACAGGAACTTGCCGGTGCATTCCAGCACGACATCCACGCCGAGGTCGCCCCAGGGCACATCGCCAGGCTTCGCGTGTTCCGAATAGGATAGGCGGCGGTCGCCGATGCGGATGGCGCGGTTGCCCTCGGCTGCGATGTCAGCGCGCCAGCGGCCCTGCACGCTGTCGAATTCCAGCAGATGCGCGATGGCAGGCGCACCGCCCTTGACCTCGTTCA from Sediminicoccus sp. KRV36 encodes the following:
- the arsJ gene encoding organoarsenical effux MFS transporter ArsJ translates to MNAGTRNYAIVTAAYWGFTLTDGALRMLVLLHFFRLGYSPITLALLFLLYEAAGIGANLIGGWLAVRFGIARMLAVGLATQIAGFLLLSAMSPAWGAALSVAWVVLAQGICGVAKDLTKTASKSAIKLTAGDASGRLFRWVAFFTGSKNAMKGLGFFLGGVLLEALGFRGALWAMAAMLGVILVGVVLSLPPLMGRAKASKSARELFAKNRGVNLLAGARVFLFGARDVWFVVGLPVFLYAAGWTFTMVGAFLAVWTIGYGVIQAAAPAVIRKSADGLSSEIPAARAWSLGLAIVPAVLAALLVTGTPRPDIIVPIGLCLFGVAFAVNSSVHSYLVLAYAGSEKAAEDVGFYYAANAAGRFGGTLLSGLLYDWGGLPACLLGSALMLASCWLVTLSLPIGPAVTARAA
- a CDS encoding ArsJ-associated glyceraldehyde-3-phosphate dehydrogenase, with translation MKVGINGMGRIGRLALRAAMGAAERQPEDPRAGNRLEVLHLNEVKGGAPAIAHLLEFDSVQGRWRADIAAEGNRAIRIGDRRLSYSEHAKPGDVPWGDLGVDVVLECTGKFLSPETLQGHLDRGARRVIVAAPVKFDSVLNVVVGVNEHLYDPARHPIVTAASCTTNCLAPVVKVVHEEIGIRHGQITTIHDPTNTNVVVDAPHKDLRRARSAMLSLQPTTTGSATAIALIYPELKGKLNGHAVRAPVLNASLTDCVFEMQRATTAEEVNALFAAAAAGPLAGILGYESRPLVSADYARDTRSSIVDALSTMVTDGTLLKVYAWYDNEMGYACRMVDLACHMEAVGL